In a genomic window of Cystobacter fuscus DSM 2262:
- a CDS encoding lytic polysaccharide monooxygenase produces the protein MLKSMLAPSLALVSALSAGQSLAHGSIEIPISRVYNCYKEGPETPQSAACKAAIAYGGTQAFYDWNGVRQGNANGQHRALIPDGKLCSAANESHKGLDLARSDWPAKRIAPNAQGRFDFVYHATAPHAARSFQFFVTKQGYNPTQPLKWSDLEATPFCTVGTTPLQNNRYTLNCPFPTGRTGRHVIYNIWQRSDSPEAFYACVDVEIGTTLAASEWKEAEPVRAREDLRAGSTVTLRVFDAAGRDVERHELRLTEEVSPAAHWLVRLARRVNQDSRHVRMGALDAQGDITPVEALQGNSVYVRDAGYRFQLDIDKPAAPLPSRP, from the coding sequence ATGCTCAAGTCCATGCTGGCGCCGTCCCTCGCCCTGGTGTCCGCGCTGTCCGCCGGGCAATCCCTCGCACACGGCTCCATCGAGATTCCCATCAGCCGCGTGTACAACTGTTACAAGGAAGGCCCGGAGACGCCCCAGTCCGCCGCCTGCAAGGCCGCCATCGCCTACGGCGGCACCCAGGCCTTCTATGATTGGAATGGCGTCCGGCAGGGCAACGCCAATGGCCAGCACCGCGCCCTCATCCCGGATGGGAAGCTGTGCAGCGCGGCCAACGAATCCCACAAGGGGTTGGATCTCGCGCGGTCGGACTGGCCGGCCAAGCGGATTGCCCCCAATGCCCAGGGCCGCTTCGATTTCGTCTACCACGCGACGGCGCCCCATGCCGCCCGCAGCTTCCAGTTCTTCGTCACGAAGCAGGGCTACAATCCCACGCAGCCGCTCAAGTGGTCGGACCTGGAGGCGACGCCCTTCTGCACCGTGGGGACCACGCCCCTGCAGAACAACCGCTACACGTTGAACTGCCCCTTCCCCACGGGGAGGACGGGGAGGCACGTCATCTACAACATCTGGCAGCGCTCCGACAGCCCGGAGGCCTTCTACGCCTGCGTGGACGTGGAGATCGGCACCACGCTCGCGGCCTCCGAGTGGAAGGAAGCCGAGCCGGTGCGGGCCCGTGAGGACCTGCGCGCGGGCAGCACGGTGACGCTCCGGGTCTTCGACGCGGCCGGGCGGGACGTGGAGCGCCACGAGCTGCGCCTGACGGAGGAGGTGAGTCCGGCGGCCCACTGGCTCGTGCGTCTGGCCCGCCGGGTGAACCAGGACTCCCGTCATGTCCGCATGGGCGCGCTCGACGCCCAGGGCGACATCACCCCCGTCGAGGCGCTCCAGGGCAACAGCGTCTATGTCCGGGACGCGGGCTACCGCTTCCAGCTCGACATCGACAAGCCCGCGGCGCCGCTGCCCTCGCGTCCGTGA
- the cglD gene encoding adventurous gliding motility lipoprotein CglD, producing the protein MRAPKRLLAAALVAFLAGCPQPPTTEPDPDPTGDGGTSDGGPNPSDDGGTDGGPEQPIEDPFEKPPGPRNPTNKEIDTDCDGLSDAEEWGNIYAGDKRTNPDLWDTDGDGLRDGVEAARTTTLNTLPLCTSLFIADLDPSSRTNPTNPDTDGDGILDGVEDRNRNGRLDPGETDPANRDSDGDGLSDSEEDTNKNGIVEAGETDPRKRDTDGDGLSDTTELKTSKTDPLNADMDGDTCMDGQEDRNGNGLVDPGETNPKKAGDCGGATGVDTDGDGISDDVETANGTNPNNPDMDGDGLRDGQEDRNRNGRVDLGETDPRSKDSDCDGLLDGPNQGSFLGEDLNASGGRDSGETDPTNRDTDGDGLTDGMERGVATDAAPIKTCGYVGDADPGSKTNPTNADSDGDGIADGAEDSNQNGRVDPGELNPSNGSDGTGTSPAGQACSAQNLRQVTFKEDNGSDIRLALRPTFGEVKTISLGGATKGYIGYDNTNKVAFIAYKRGQAGTSTTAEGDELFVRGQLNPTVTDTYQSFTAWDGHPAMQAKYEQSSVTSSLGAYTNTVANSLVGAGAGTLSGGTDVSGPFKIQAQYVHRSNSSVLVVLAITPTARYVEPGLFVMSDTAGGTALAQFGDADAVQCETFNSAGSGPTDFVFVVDNSGSMGSSQAALGEAANAVAARLGNSQLDWRIALVTTSYYDGSYSSDKDLFRGFTRDINQFKAWLQQNAPCPNSAEGCWIGTGGNVNELHLNPARKAINYMTAASTPVAKQYRPGARVVVIILTDVRDASTDNAAPGSGNTLDEYINYFKGGNPTGKAIQMHGIICDPAESTARCSSQEDPLNPIHKDAIQALGGIVGSIRTTARIPATINAIMDSVIGSAGYKTLKPPIGPSMRVALAKVRDASKCNPSDLPRSRTDGFDVDGLSQTLSFYGACRPPETGTTQGAISYRYWSDLTTNANGNQPPCYNDTGYYDPTQADFCKGKLVCNRQSNRCECPADCGGGGAPGQVCNTNRDVCSWSCGTDCAGACGSFETCNPSTCACACVQSATCSPGFKFDATACGCVCDTGALNCGSNYQADANACACICKDNCGGACGAGTKCNTSTCGCDPILN; encoded by the coding sequence ATGAGAGCCCCTAAACGTTTACTCGCGGCCGCCCTGGTCGCATTCCTCGCTGGTTGTCCTCAGCCGCCAACCACGGAGCCCGATCCGGATCCCACTGGTGACGGCGGCACCTCCGACGGTGGCCCCAACCCGTCCGACGACGGCGGCACCGACGGCGGCCCCGAGCAGCCGATAGAAGATCCCTTCGAGAAGCCCCCCGGTCCCCGCAATCCGACCAACAAGGAGATCGACACCGACTGTGACGGTCTGTCGGACGCGGAGGAGTGGGGCAACATCTACGCGGGCGACAAGCGCACCAACCCGGACCTGTGGGACACGGACGGCGACGGCCTGCGCGATGGTGTGGAGGCCGCTCGCACCACCACCCTCAACACGCTCCCGCTGTGCACCTCGCTCTTCATCGCGGACCTGGATCCCTCGAGCCGCACCAACCCGACCAATCCGGACACGGACGGCGACGGCATCCTGGACGGCGTGGAGGACCGCAACCGCAACGGCCGGCTGGACCCGGGCGAGACGGATCCCGCCAACCGGGACTCGGATGGTGACGGTCTGTCGGACAGCGAGGAGGACACCAACAAGAACGGCATCGTGGAGGCGGGCGAGACGGATCCCCGCAAGCGCGACACGGACGGCGACGGCCTGTCGGACACCACCGAGCTCAAGACGAGCAAGACGGATCCGCTCAACGCCGACATGGACGGCGACACCTGCATGGACGGGCAGGAGGACCGCAACGGCAACGGCCTGGTGGATCCGGGCGAGACGAACCCGAAGAAGGCTGGCGACTGCGGCGGGGCCACGGGCGTGGACACGGACGGCGACGGCATCTCGGACGATGTCGAGACCGCCAATGGCACCAACCCGAACAATCCGGACATGGATGGTGACGGGCTGCGCGATGGTCAGGAGGACCGCAACCGCAATGGCCGGGTGGACCTGGGCGAGACGGATCCCCGCTCGAAGGACTCGGACTGCGACGGCCTGTTGGATGGACCCAACCAGGGCTCCTTCCTGGGCGAGGACCTGAACGCCAGCGGCGGGCGCGACTCGGGCGAGACGGACCCCACCAACCGCGACACGGACGGTGACGGTCTGACGGACGGCATGGAGCGTGGTGTGGCCACCGACGCGGCGCCCATCAAGACCTGCGGCTATGTCGGCGACGCGGACCCGGGCAGCAAGACGAACCCCACCAACGCGGACAGCGACGGCGATGGCATCGCCGACGGCGCCGAGGACTCCAACCAGAACGGCCGCGTGGATCCGGGCGAGCTCAACCCGAGCAATGGCTCGGACGGCACCGGCACGTCTCCCGCGGGCCAGGCGTGCTCCGCGCAGAACCTGCGTCAGGTGACCTTCAAGGAGGACAACGGCAGTGACATCCGTCTGGCGCTCCGCCCCACCTTCGGAGAGGTGAAGACGATCTCCCTGGGCGGCGCCACCAAGGGCTACATCGGCTACGACAACACCAACAAGGTGGCCTTCATCGCCTACAAGCGCGGCCAGGCGGGCACCTCCACCACGGCGGAGGGCGACGAGCTGTTCGTGCGTGGCCAGTTGAATCCGACCGTGACGGATACCTACCAGTCGTTCACCGCCTGGGACGGTCATCCCGCCATGCAGGCCAAGTACGAGCAGTCGTCAGTGACCAGCTCCCTGGGGGCCTATACCAACACGGTGGCCAACTCCCTCGTTGGCGCGGGCGCGGGGACGCTCTCGGGCGGCACGGACGTCTCGGGTCCGTTCAAGATCCAGGCGCAGTACGTGCACCGCTCCAACTCGAGCGTGCTCGTGGTGCTGGCCATCACCCCCACGGCGCGCTACGTGGAGCCGGGGCTGTTCGTCATGAGCGACACCGCGGGTGGCACGGCGCTGGCCCAGTTCGGTGACGCGGACGCGGTGCAGTGCGAGACCTTCAACTCGGCCGGCAGTGGCCCCACGGACTTCGTGTTCGTGGTGGACAACAGCGGCTCGATGGGCTCGTCCCAGGCGGCGCTGGGTGAGGCCGCCAATGCCGTGGCGGCGCGACTGGGCAACTCGCAGCTCGACTGGCGTATCGCCCTGGTGACCACCTCGTACTACGACGGCTCCTACAGTAGCGACAAGGACCTGTTCCGTGGTTTCACCCGGGACATCAACCAGTTCAAGGCCTGGTTGCAGCAGAACGCTCCGTGCCCGAACTCCGCGGAGGGGTGCTGGATTGGCACCGGCGGCAACGTCAACGAGTTGCACCTGAACCCGGCGCGCAAGGCGATCAACTACATGACCGCCGCGAGCACGCCCGTCGCCAAGCAGTATCGTCCCGGCGCCCGCGTGGTGGTCATCATCCTCACGGACGTGCGCGATGCGTCCACGGACAATGCCGCTCCCGGCTCCGGCAACACGCTCGACGAGTACATCAACTACTTCAAGGGCGGTAATCCCACGGGCAAGGCCATCCAGATGCACGGTATCATCTGCGATCCCGCCGAGAGCACCGCCCGGTGCAGCAGCCAGGAGGACCCCCTCAACCCGATCCACAAGGACGCCATCCAGGCGCTGGGCGGCATCGTGGGCAGCATCCGCACCACGGCGCGCATCCCGGCGACCATCAATGCCATCATGGACAGCGTGATCGGCTCCGCGGGCTACAAGACGCTCAAGCCGCCCATCGGGCCCTCCATGCGCGTGGCGCTGGCGAAGGTGCGTGACGCCTCGAAGTGCAACCCGAGCGATCTGCCGCGCAGCCGCACGGATGGCTTCGACGTGGACGGTCTCAGCCAGACCCTGTCCTTCTACGGTGCGTGCCGTCCGCCCGAGACGGGCACCACCCAGGGCGCCATCTCCTACCGCTACTGGAGCGACCTGACGACCAACGCGAACGGCAACCAGCCGCCCTGCTACAACGACACGGGGTACTACGACCCCACCCAGGCGGACTTCTGCAAGGGCAAGCTCGTGTGCAACCGGCAGTCGAACCGGTGCGAGTGCCCCGCGGATTGCGGTGGTGGCGGCGCGCCCGGCCAGGTGTGCAACACCAACCGGGACGTGTGCAGCTGGTCCTGCGGCACGGACTGCGCGGGCGCCTGCGGCAGCTTCGAGACGTGCAACCCGTCCACGTGCGCGTGCGCCTGCGTGCAGTCCGCCACCTGCTCGCCGGGCTTCAAGTTCGACGCGACGGCCTGTGGTTGTGTCTGTGACACGGGAGCGCTCAACTGCGGCTCGAACTACCAGGCCGATGCCAACGCTTGCGCCTGCATCTGCAAGGACAACTGCGGTGGCGCCTGCGGTGCCGGAACGAAGTGCAACACCAGCACCTGCGGCTGTGATCCGATTCTGAACTGA
- a CDS encoding sensor histidine kinase encodes MTVSPHGEATRTGPDKTTLLFAAVLPLLSVLDVLIFSHVNLEALGVRVLWAGELVLSAFLVTRLSGWSRRLFFLANSAIGSVFYLAVVACTGDVDSPYVHMVMCLPLLVAIVYPEEAGAAIVSGVVCMLGIGTLVVLTGHPPAQAIAWASLVAMTSFFGVAGSTQFRRALEARNEARLERTRREAAEKLAGTLAAQALSERLATVGRLTAGVMHEINNPLAFVHANLRFLQEELRAQRLSSEAHVELEQVLAETRSGVERVQQIVLDLKGFSRRDTEESTACALTDVVADAVRLAAVRLKHRVHVKVELPPGLPPVLATPRRLVQVLLNLLVNAGDAIEESGREPGQILVRGEARGQRVVLFVEDNGPGFPPEVLPRLFETFFTTKGPEKGTGLGLVISRELLEHCGATLTAENREEGGARLRIEWPAHDQAAGTLSG; translated from the coding sequence ATGACAGTGAGTCCACACGGCGAGGCCACGCGAACGGGGCCGGACAAGACGACCCTCTTGTTCGCGGCGGTGCTCCCGCTGCTATCCGTTCTGGACGTGCTCATCTTCTCGCACGTCAACCTCGAGGCGCTCGGCGTGCGCGTGCTGTGGGCCGGAGAGCTGGTGCTCAGCGCGTTCCTGGTGACCCGGCTCTCCGGGTGGAGCCGGCGCCTGTTCTTCCTGGCCAACAGCGCGATCGGCTCGGTCTTCTACCTGGCCGTCGTCGCCTGCACCGGGGACGTGGACAGTCCGTATGTCCACATGGTGATGTGCCTGCCCCTGCTGGTGGCCATCGTCTATCCGGAGGAGGCGGGCGCGGCCATCGTCAGCGGCGTCGTCTGCATGCTGGGCATTGGCACGCTGGTGGTGCTCACCGGGCACCCCCCGGCCCAGGCCATCGCCTGGGCCTCCCTGGTCGCGATGACCAGCTTCTTCGGCGTGGCGGGCTCCACCCAGTTCCGCCGGGCGCTCGAGGCGCGCAACGAGGCCCGTCTGGAGCGTACCCGCCGCGAGGCCGCGGAGAAGCTCGCCGGGACGCTGGCGGCGCAAGCCCTGTCCGAGCGGCTCGCCACCGTGGGGCGGCTGACCGCCGGCGTGATGCACGAAATCAACAACCCCCTGGCCTTCGTCCACGCCAACCTGCGCTTCCTCCAGGAGGAGCTGCGCGCCCAGCGCCTGTCCTCCGAGGCCCACGTGGAGTTGGAGCAGGTGCTCGCCGAGACGCGCTCGGGCGTGGAGCGCGTCCAGCAGATCGTCCTGGACCTCAAGGGCTTCTCGCGCCGGGACACGGAGGAATCCACCGCCTGCGCCCTGACGGACGTGGTGGCGGACGCGGTGCGGCTGGCGGCGGTGCGGCTCAAGCACAGGGTGCACGTGAAGGTCGAGCTGCCCCCCGGACTGCCTCCCGTGCTCGCCACACCCCGGCGGCTCGTCCAGGTGCTGCTCAACCTGCTCGTCAACGCGGGCGACGCCATCGAGGAGTCCGGCCGGGAGCCGGGACAGATTCTGGTGCGTGGCGAGGCGCGCGGGCAGCGCGTGGTGCTCTTCGTCGAGGACAACGGCCCGGGCTTTCCTCCCGAGGTGCTGCCGCGCCTCTTCGAGACCTTCTTCACCACCAAGGGCCCGGAGAAGGGCACGGGCCTGGGGCTCGTCATCTCCCGCGAGCTGCTGGAGCACTGCGGCGCGACGCTCACCGCGGAGAACCGGGAAGAGGGCGGCGCCCGCCTGCGCATCGAATGGCCCGCCCACGACCAGGCGGCGGGCACGCTCAGCGGCTAG
- a CDS encoding AAA family ATPase, protein MKILVIRGRNLTSLAGDFALELDKPPLDRMGLFAITGATGAGKSTLLDAMCLALFDCTPRLEQGGGVLVGRAGEDEKARVKDNDARSVLRRGAAEGFAEVEFLGRDGKRYVANWSVRRAHNRLDGRIMEPVMSLTEVASAQRFGAKKGEVLKAIEEKLGLSFEQFRRSALLAQGEFAAFLRAKEKDRAELLERMTGTEVYSRMSLAAHQRHRQMQEALEKLQRGVEAISLMSEETRRQEEEGLAREEEALGEAQAVQSRAEHAVRWYRTRADLVARECEAEAERERARRALEDAEPRRLEWERVRAAEDLRAPVSALDEATTALTARDAELTARRSEEAAAREGERGAEAARLEAESRRDAAVKAEEAARPELEAAEALDGEIQRAEEQARDAARARDEALASEQRARAELSVLSEQEASARKRLEDIQAWRDKRGPVEPVAREWSRWETELQRYHHQARQEAAAQALLTRTRAEAEPLRLEAERRDVARRESSEALRVAGEEAARAESALGAEADAARRQRREELGARQEVLKELELARKEAGDAAQALREATREVDEARKEQATATAEAEAAKARRTGLDPALKEARRAFDRTRDALELSARRADLREGEPCPLCGAKEHPYAREEGPLAGLLEEGRGRVTSLENELQEVTRTESAALARAQGAAQRAARAEERGEAAARRSTSPRERWSLLRAKLTGALPAESVEAPEAEAWLAEALAEVRVHSERLKAEEELAEAQARKAKEARARREAARTGAEAAEMLWRQADEAWRKNVEAEALHLRDVEQAARGREELLAALSAAFTGWPRWEKELSTDAAAFQARCVKAVKEWNAKEEELRQAEAEARSAAEKRGPVHATVELLHAQSTARAQSATEREEALARVRASRGALFAGRATAEVRATLRQEREALLQALESRREDAARAARAVAVALARTEAALAARDTARAARDRAEATLGTRLAERGLSLETARGLLSRGAAWCADEERALGQLRQAHDKSLLLVEERQRQRLEHESSARPPLSEEEAASALERAVADTQARVGAAARLRARLEQDDDARRRHGEQARLLEEEQRKSGVWRTLSELIGSHDGKKFKVFAQSLTLDALLHHANAHLEQLAPRYHLMRVPGYDLDLQVVDRDMGDEVRAVSSLSGGESFLVSLALALGLASLSSETTQVETLFIDEGFGTLDPETLEVALATLDALQATGRQVGIISHVSGLAERIGVQVRVVKQGAGRSRLQVVGEAGLPGARASASRRSLAMG, encoded by the coding sequence ATGAAGATCCTGGTCATCCGGGGCCGCAACCTCACGAGCCTCGCGGGCGACTTCGCCCTGGAACTGGACAAGCCGCCGCTGGATCGCATGGGGCTGTTCGCCATCACCGGCGCCACCGGCGCGGGCAAGAGCACCCTGCTGGACGCCATGTGCCTGGCCCTCTTCGACTGCACGCCCCGGCTGGAGCAGGGCGGTGGCGTGCTCGTGGGGCGCGCCGGCGAGGATGAGAAGGCGCGGGTCAAGGACAACGACGCGCGGAGCGTGTTGCGGCGTGGCGCGGCCGAGGGCTTCGCCGAGGTGGAGTTCCTCGGACGCGATGGGAAGCGCTACGTGGCCAACTGGTCCGTGCGCCGCGCCCACAACCGCCTGGATGGCCGCATCATGGAGCCCGTGATGAGCCTCACCGAGGTGGCCTCCGCACAGCGCTTCGGCGCCAAGAAGGGCGAGGTGCTCAAGGCCATCGAGGAGAAGCTCGGCCTGTCCTTCGAGCAGTTCCGGCGCTCGGCGCTGCTGGCCCAGGGCGAGTTCGCCGCCTTCCTGCGCGCCAAGGAGAAGGACCGCGCGGAGTTGCTCGAGCGCATGACGGGCACGGAGGTGTACAGCCGCATGTCGCTCGCCGCGCACCAGCGCCACCGGCAGATGCAGGAGGCGCTGGAGAAGTTGCAGCGGGGCGTGGAGGCCATCTCCTTGATGAGCGAGGAGACGCGCCGGCAGGAGGAGGAGGGACTGGCGCGCGAGGAGGAGGCGCTGGGAGAGGCCCAGGCGGTGCAATCCCGCGCGGAGCACGCGGTGCGTTGGTACCGGACGCGGGCGGACCTGGTCGCCCGGGAGTGCGAGGCGGAAGCGGAGCGGGAGCGCGCGCGGCGGGCCCTCGAGGACGCGGAGCCCCGGCGGCTCGAATGGGAGCGGGTTCGCGCGGCGGAGGACCTGCGCGCTCCGGTCTCGGCGCTGGACGAGGCCACGACGGCCCTGACGGCGAGGGACGCGGAGCTGACCGCGCGGCGCTCCGAGGAGGCGGCGGCGCGCGAGGGGGAGCGCGGGGCCGAGGCGGCCCGGCTCGAGGCGGAGTCCCGGCGGGACGCGGCGGTGAAGGCGGAGGAGGCCGCGCGGCCGGAGCTGGAAGCGGCGGAGGCGCTGGATGGGGAAATCCAACGCGCCGAGGAGCAGGCGCGGGACGCGGCGCGCGCGCGGGACGAGGCGCTCGCGAGCGAGCAGCGGGCCCGGGCCGAGCTGTCGGTGCTGAGCGAGCAGGAAGCCTCCGCGCGCAAGCGGCTCGAGGACATCCAGGCGTGGCGGGACAAGCGCGGGCCCGTGGAGCCCGTGGCCCGGGAGTGGTCCCGGTGGGAGACGGAGCTCCAGCGCTATCATCACCAGGCACGCCAGGAGGCCGCGGCCCAGGCGCTGCTCACGCGCACGCGCGCCGAGGCCGAGCCGCTTCGTCTCGAGGCGGAGCGCCGGGACGTGGCGCGGCGCGAGTCGTCCGAGGCGCTGCGGGTGGCCGGGGAGGAGGCCGCGCGGGCGGAGTCCGCGCTCGGCGCGGAGGCCGACGCGGCGCGGAGGCAGCGGCGCGAGGAGCTGGGCGCCCGGCAGGAGGTGTTGAAGGAGCTGGAGCTCGCGCGGAAGGAAGCGGGGGATGCGGCCCAGGCACTGCGCGAGGCCACCCGGGAGGTGGACGAGGCCCGGAAGGAGCAGGCCACCGCGACCGCCGAGGCGGAGGCCGCGAAGGCGCGGCGCACCGGGCTCGACCCGGCGCTGAAGGAGGCACGGCGCGCGTTCGACCGGACGCGGGACGCGCTGGAGCTCAGCGCGCGTCGGGCGGACCTGCGCGAGGGCGAGCCCTGTCCCCTGTGTGGTGCGAAGGAGCACCCCTACGCTCGCGAGGAAGGACCCCTGGCGGGACTTCTCGAGGAGGGGCGCGGTCGGGTGACGTCGTTGGAGAACGAGCTCCAGGAGGTGACGCGGACCGAATCCGCCGCCCTCGCCCGGGCCCAGGGCGCGGCGCAGCGCGCGGCGCGGGCCGAGGAGCGTGGGGAGGCCGCGGCGCGGCGGAGCACCTCGCCCCGCGAGCGCTGGAGCCTCTTGCGCGCGAAGCTCACGGGAGCGCTTCCCGCCGAGTCCGTGGAGGCCCCGGAGGCCGAGGCCTGGCTGGCGGAGGCACTCGCCGAGGTACGCGTCCACTCCGAGAGGTTGAAGGCCGAGGAGGAGCTCGCCGAGGCCCAGGCCCGGAAGGCGAAGGAGGCCCGGGCCCGGAGGGAGGCCGCGCGCACGGGGGCGGAGGCGGCGGAGATGCTCTGGCGCCAGGCGGACGAGGCGTGGCGCAAGAATGTCGAGGCCGAGGCCCTGCACCTGCGGGACGTGGAGCAGGCGGCGCGTGGCCGCGAGGAGCTGCTGGCCGCGCTGTCGGCCGCCTTCACGGGCTGGCCCCGTTGGGAGAAGGAGCTGTCCACCGACGCGGCGGCCTTCCAGGCGCGCTGCGTGAAGGCCGTGAAGGAGTGGAACGCGAAGGAGGAGGAGCTGCGCCAGGCGGAGGCCGAGGCGCGGAGCGCGGCGGAGAAGCGGGGCCCGGTGCACGCCACGGTGGAGCTGCTGCACGCGCAGAGCACGGCCCGTGCCCAGAGCGCGACCGAGCGGGAAGAGGCCCTCGCGCGCGTGCGTGCCTCACGGGGCGCGCTGTTCGCGGGACGTGCCACCGCCGAGGTGCGCGCGACCCTTCGTCAGGAGCGGGAAGCGCTCCTCCAGGCGCTCGAGTCCCGGCGCGAGGACGCCGCGCGGGCGGCACGGGCCGTGGCGGTGGCGCTCGCCCGGACCGAGGCCGCGCTCGCGGCGCGGGACACGGCGCGCGCCGCCCGGGACAGGGCCGAGGCCACCCTGGGCACGCGCCTCGCCGAGCGCGGCCTGTCCCTGGAGACCGCGCGGGGCCTGCTCTCGCGGGGCGCCGCCTGGTGCGCGGACGAGGAGCGGGCGCTGGGCCAGCTGCGGCAGGCCCACGACAAGTCCCTCCTGCTCGTCGAGGAGCGCCAGCGCCAGCGCCTCGAGCACGAGTCCTCCGCGCGGCCCCCCCTCTCCGAGGAGGAGGCCGCGTCCGCGCTCGAGCGGGCCGTCGCGGACACCCAGGCCCGTGTGGGTGCCGCCGCCCGCCTGCGGGCCCGGCTCGAGCAGGACGATGACGCCCGCCGCCGCCACGGCGAGCAGGCCCGGCTGCTGGAGGAGGAGCAGCGCAAGAGCGGCGTGTGGCGCACGCTCAGTGAACTCATCGGCTCGCATGACGGCAAGAAGTTCAAGGTGTTCGCCCAGAGCCTCACCCTGGATGCGCTCCTGCACCACGCCAACGCACATCTGGAGCAACTGGCGCCTCGCTACCACCTCATGCGTGTGCCTGGGTACGACCTGGACCTCCAGGTGGTGGATCGTGACATGGGCGACGAGGTGCGCGCCGTCTCCAGCCTCTCCGGCGGAGAGAGCTTCCTCGTTTCGCTCGCGCTCGCGCTCGGCCTCGCCTCGCTCTCCTCGGAGACGACCCAGGTGGAGACGCTCTTCATCGACGAGGGCTTCGGCACGCTGGACCCCGAGACGCTGGAAGTGGCCCTGGCCACGCTCGATGCGCTCCAGGCCACGGGCAGGCAGGTGGGCATCATCTCCCACGTGTCGGGACTCGCCGAGCGCATCGGTGTGCAGGTACGCGTGGTGAAGCAGGGCGCGGGTCGCAGCCGCCTCCAGGTCGTGGGCGAAGCGGGCCTGCCAGGTGCCCGGGCGTCCGCGTCCCGGCGCTCGCTGGCGATGGGATAG